One genomic window of Arachis stenosperma cultivar V10309 chromosome 10, arast.V10309.gnm1.PFL2, whole genome shotgun sequence includes the following:
- the LOC130955804 gene encoding uncharacterized protein LOC130955804: MGLWTLLEGFLLLANALAIINEDRFLAPRGWGFSDFSVGRTKSLKGQIIGLIHASQYIRVPLILLNTIFIIVKFLSG; encoded by the coding sequence ATGGGTTTGTGGACACTACTAGAGGGGTTCTTGCTCCTTGCAAATGCACTGGCAATAATAAACGAGGACCGGTTTCTTGCACCGAGAGGGTGGGGCTTCTCAGATTTCTCAGTTGGGAGGACAAAGTCCTTGAAAGGCCAGATTATAGGTCTAATTCATGCAAGTCAGTACATAAGAGTTCCTCTCATACTTCTCAACACCATCTTCATTATTGTAAAGTTTCTGTctggatga
- the LOC130955803 gene encoding proline transporter 1-like, whose product MPNVGRNDSEHENHKDGKGNVKAPETAHQISSDSWFQVAFVLTTGINSAYVLGYSGTIMVPLGWVGGVVGLILATMISLYANALVAMLHEYGGRRHIRYRDLAGFIYGRWAYTLTWSLQYVNLFMINTGYIILAGSALKATYLLFWDDHTMKLPYFIAIAGFVCAMFAFAIPTLSALGVWLGFSTLLSLAYIVIAFVLSLKDGLNAPPRDFSIPGDGAGKIFSIIGASANLVFAYNTGMLPEIQATIKQPVVTNMMKALYFQFTVGVLPLYLVTFTGYWAYGNSTSAYLLNNVNGPVWVKAVANITAFLQSVIALHIFASPMYEYVDTKYGITGSALQIKNLTFRILLRGGYLTFNTFVSALLPFLGDFMSLTGAISTFPLTFILANHMYLTAKKDKQSSMQQLWHWLNIVFFSIMSLVATVSAVRLISVDSKTYHLFADL is encoded by the exons ATGCCTAACGTGGGAAGGAACGATAGTGAACATGAAAATCACAAGGATGGTAAAGGCAACGTTAAAGCACCGGAAACCGCGCACCAGATTAGTAGCG ATTCATGGTTTCAAGTGGCTTTTGTCCTAACCACCGGAATCAACAGCGCTTATGTGCTGGGATATTCCGGGACCATCATGGTTCCGCTTGGTTGGGTTGGTGGCGTGGTTGGTCTAATCCTGGCCACCATGATTTCGCTCTATGCAAATGCTCTTGTTGCTATGCTCCATGAGTATGGGGGGAGAAGGCACATCAGATATAGAGATCTTGCTGGATTCATATACG GAAGATGGGCGTATACTCTTACATGGTCTCTACAATACGTCAATCTTTTCATGATCAATACTGGCTACATCATTTTGGCCGGTTCAGCCTTGAAA GCTACTTATCTTCTATTTTGGGATGATCACACAATGAAACTTCCATATTTTATTGCCATAGCTGGCTTTGTGTGTGCAATGTTTGCCTTTGCAATCCCTACTCTTTCAGCTCTTGGAGTTTGGCTGGGTTTTTCAACTCTCTTGAGTCTAGCTTATATTGTTATAGCATTTGTGCTGTCCCTTAAAGATG GATTGAATGCACCACCTAGAGATTTCAGTATTCCGGGCGATGGCGCCGGTAAAATATTTTCGATCATCGGAGCGAGCGCTAATCTCGTGTTCGCATATAACACTGGCATGCTTCCCGAAATACAG GCAACAATTAAGCAGCCAGTTGTGACGAACATGATGAAAGCCCTGTATTTTCAGTTCACAGTTGGTGTTCTTCCATTGTACCTGGTTACATTTACAGGTTACTGGGCTTATGGAAATTCCACATCAGCATATTTGCTGAACAATGTGAATGGTCCTGTCTGGGTTAAAGCTGTAGCTAACATTACAGCTTTTCTTCAATCAGTCATTGCATTGCAT ATATTTGCTAGTCCTATGTATGAATATGTGGACACCAAATATGGGATCACCGGAAGTGCCCTACAAATTAAGAACTTAACATTCAGGATTTTACTAAGAGGTGGCTACCTCACCTTCAATACATTTGTATCTGCTTTGCTACCATTTCTTGGAGATTTCATGAGCCTCACAGGTGCAATAAGCACATTCCCACTCACATTTATTCTTGCAAACCATATGTACCTAACGGCAAAGAAGGACAAACAATCATCCATGCAACAGCTTTGGCACTGGCTCAACATTGTTTTCTTTAGCATCATGTCTCTTGTAGCAACAGTTTCGGCCGTACGGCTTATCTCCGTAGACTCCAAAACATACCATCTTTTTGCTGATTTATGA